The Hymenobacter oligotrophus genome segment GGCACCATCTTGGCCAGCTCGTTGGTGGCGGGCAAAGGCAGCTCCATGGCACGGGCCACGTCCTTGATGCTCGACTTGGCGGCCATGGTACCGAAGGTGATGATTTGGGCCACCTGCGTTTTGCCGTACTTATCCACCACGTAGTCAATCACGCGCTGGCGGTTCACGTCGTCAAAGTCGATATCGATATCGGGCATCGACACGCGCTCGGGGTTCAGGAAACGCTCGAACAGCAGCGAGTACTTGATGGGGTCGATGTTGGTGATGCCGACGCAGTAGGCCACCGCCGAACCAGCGGCCGAGCCACGGCCCGGGCCCACGGCCACGCCCATGTCGCGTCCTTTGTTGATGAAGTCCTGCACGATCAGGAAGTAGCCGGCAAAGCCCATCGTCTGGATAATGCGCAGCTCGTACTCCAGCCGTTCCTCGATTTCGGGCGTGCGCTCCGAGTAGCGCGGCGGCTTGGTCATCGTCACGATGCCCTTGCCCGCACTCGGTCCGAAAGCGCCCACGTACGTCAGCTCGCGCAGGAATTCGTCGGCGTTGGCAAAGCCAGCCGGCAGCGGGAAATTGGGCAACAGAATGTCGCGCGCCAGCTTGGGCGGCGTGATTTTGTCGACGATTTCGTTCGTGTTGTCCAGGCTTTCGGGCACGTCGTGAAACAGCGCCGCCATTTCCTCCTGCGTCTTGAAGTAGAACTGGTCGTTGGGGAAACCGAAGCGCGAGCGGGGCTTGGGCATCTGCATTTCCTCGTCGATGCGCATCAGCTGGCGGCGCACTTGGTCGTCGCGGCCGGCCAAGGGGCGCAGGTTGTCGAGGTGGTCGTAGAGTACCTGGTTTTCGCCCGAAATCAGCCGGAAATACCTGGTCTGAAAATCACCGACCGGGATGCTGTGCTCCTCGCCGGTATTCACGCACAACAGCAAATCGTGCGGGGCAAAGTCCTGCTGGTCGACGTAATGCGAGTCGTTGGTGCAAATCACCTTCACGTTGTACTTCTTCGCCCACTTCAGCAGCGTCTGGTTCAGGTCTTCTTGGCTTTTGCCCGTGTTGTCGATGTTCTGAATGCCGTGGCGCTGAATCTCGATGTAGTAGTCCTCACCGAATACATCGAGCCACCACTGCAGCAGCTTCTCGGCCTCTTCCTCCGATTTCCACAGCAAGGCCTGCGGAATTTCGGCGCCGATGCAGCAGGAGGTAGCAATCAGCCCTTCGCTGTACTGCAGCAGCAACTCCTTGTCGATGCGCGGGTACTTGCTGTACACACCCTCGATAAAGCTCATGGAGCAGAGCTTGGCCAGGTTCTGGTAGCCGGCTTGGTCTTTGGCCAGCAGCAGCTGGTGGAAGCGGTTGTCCCGCTCGCCCTTTTCGCGGCTAAACTGCTTTTTGTGCCGGTCTTCCACCAAGTAAAACTCGCAGCCCACAATGGGCTTCACGTTGTACTTGTTGGCCTCGGCCACAAAGTTGAACGCCCCAAACATGTTGCCGTGGTCGGTGAGGGCCACCGCGGGCATGCCGTCCTTCTGGGCCTTTTTCATCAGCGCCGAAATGCTGGCCTGGCCGTCGAGCAGGGAGTATTGGGTGTGGCAGTGGAGGTGCGAAAACGTAGGCATAAGCGGGGGCAATGCGGCACAGGGTTGGGGTGCTGCATCAGGTAAAGTTACCGCTGGGGTAGGGGAAAGAGAAATTGGGGGAACGGATGTTTTTGTGTATCAACAACAAAAAACTGCCGCGTTTCGAGCCCTTGGCAGCGTGGCTTACCTAGGGCCCCGCTGGTGCCGCAGGCACCGGCATTCGCCACCACCTAGGAAACCCGTGCAAGTTGGCCAAGGGCCGTGTTCCGGTGCAAAGGCTTACCTTGATGTCGGGCTGTTGCGAGCGGTGCGCGCCAATGCGGCCAAGAGCGGCACAACACCTATCGGCAACCCGCGTTTGTAATACCGGAAGCGTAACAGGTAGCAGCAAGGCGCTGCAAACCAAGTAGTATAATCGGTAGCTACTTAAGCCAAGTTCTGTTATGAAGTCCTTATCTGCGCTTACCGATCCGGTTTACCAAGAACCCAGCCAGTATTCGGCCATTGACCGATGGCTGCTGCGCTTTATTCAGGATAAGCGCGACTTGCCCTTTGCGCGGCTGGTGCTCAACATTACCCTTACGCTGGTGCCGTTGGCGGGGCTGCTGTACTGGCCCGGGCTGCCCGGCCCGGTGTGGTGGGCGGCTGCCATAGCCTATCATTTTCTCAACAATGTTACCTACAAAGGGCCTTTTGGGCTGATGCTGCACTGCACTTGCCACCGCATCCTGTTCAAGAAAAAGTACGCCTTCCTCAACCACTACCTGCCGTGGGGCATCGGGTTGTTTTTCGGGCAAACTCCCGAAACCTATTTTACCCACCACATGGGCATGCACCACGCCGAAAACAACATGCCGGAAGATACCAGCTCGACGATGCGCTACCAACGCGACTCGGTACGAAGCTTTTTGCTGTACCTAGGTACGTTCGTGTTGGTGGGCTTGTACCAGATGTCGAGCTACTTTGTCAGAACCGGGCGGCGCAAGTTTCTGTTTCGCTCCATTCGGGGCGAGGTGTTTTTCTTCGCTCTGTGCGTGGGCCTGAGCTTTGTGAACTGGCCGGCTACATTCACAGTGTTCATTCTGCCGTTCCTGATTTCGCGCGTGGTAATGATGCTTGGCAACTGGACGCAGCATGCCTTTGTCGATCCGGCAGCACCCAACGACGAGTACCGCAACAGCATCACCTGCATCAACACGAAATACAACCACAAGTGCTGGAACGATGGCTACCACGCCAGCCACCACTTAAAGCCCGCCTTGCACTGGACGGCTCACCCCGCCGAATTTACCCGCACCGTGCACGAGTACGCCGCCCACGACGCCATTGTGTTCGACGGCATTCATTACCTGCACCTGTTTGCCTGGCTTATGCTCAAGCGCTACGATCTTATGGCCAAGCACTTCGTGAACCTAGGCGACCGGTATGCC includes the following:
- a CDS encoding fatty acid desaturase family protein — encoded protein: MKSLSALTDPVYQEPSQYSAIDRWLLRFIQDKRDLPFARLVLNITLTLVPLAGLLYWPGLPGPVWWAAAIAYHFLNNVTYKGPFGLMLHCTCHRILFKKKYAFLNHYLPWGIGLFFGQTPETYFTHHMGMHHAENNMPEDTSSTMRYQRDSVRSFLLYLGTFVLVGLYQMSSYFVRTGRRKFLFRSIRGEVFFFALCVGLSFVNWPATFTVFILPFLISRVVMMLGNWTQHAFVDPAAPNDEYRNSITCINTKYNHKCWNDGYHASHHLKPALHWTAHPAEFTRTVHEYAAHDAIVFDGIHYLHLFAWLMLKRYDLMAKHFVNLGDRYASDAEVIELLKTRTRRIAPGQAVAAAAAA